The following are encoded in a window of Arcobacter arenosus genomic DNA:
- a CDS encoding HAMP domain-containing methyl-accepting chemotaxis protein, with protein MLGNISIKMKLIISFTIIALLVVLSSITSIFDLSKSSKGFQSYKGSVQNSLHFIQIEEKILLLNNNLKSYLNNPKEEEIKRFGNNYKGVENLIKEANKYSNKNQKKQLALITKKLNSYKTNFESLVSLMEKTDEIYTNNLAINGKNIEELLSSIMLTSEIDEKYEVSVQSGYAIRFMLLARLYTMKFLDSSSNDDVKEINKEFGYLLEQVSDLDDLIENEVRKDKLNQVRNLIPIYKNGVDDIVKNINERDKLILQNNSLENDIEKVIDDSKKQSEKAQNLIGEEVSSLNEGIKTKTIIVGLIVLILVVSFSITIAKGITNGLNSLNNGILNLLNSNDTSTRVEVKNKDEISKIAQNFNNYLESIDKGLKDDAKVIEDVKRVVSLVKDGKVNQEVKVKSNNKNLNELRVLFNEMLDVLSSKISDDINKIEKALETYSKLDFRHRIDNANAKVEVGLNQLANIINEMLVENKTNGLTIEDSAKKVVENVRVVSTASTEAASSIEETASALDEITATITSNTQNILRMASFANELSTSAKEGKEYAGKTASSMDEINDEVNSINEAISVIDQIAFQTNILSLNAAVEAATAGEAGKGFAVVAQEVRNLANRSAQAANQIKRLVESATNKANIGKDVSTQMISGYDILTDNVSKTLELILEVERVFKEQKDGIEQINSAINNLDVQIQKNASIATQTEEVASVSEKIASIILENANAKEFIGKENSEKRKNLIDTKFDGLEKRAMEKRIKEQDDWESF; from the coding sequence ATGTTGGGGAATATTTCTATAAAAATGAAGCTTATTATTTCATTTACAATTATCGCATTATTGGTTGTACTTTCTTCTATTACAAGTATTTTTGATTTATCTAAAAGTTCCAAAGGTTTTCAAAGTTACAAAGGTAGTGTACAAAATAGTCTTCATTTTATTCAAATAGAGGAAAAAATACTACTTCTAAATAATAATCTAAAGAGCTATTTAAATAATCCAAAAGAAGAAGAGATTAAAAGATTTGGAAATAATTATAAAGGTGTTGAAAACTTAATAAAAGAAGCTAATAAATACAGTAACAAAAATCAAAAAAAACAACTTGCCTTAATCACTAAAAAGTTAAACAGTTACAAAACTAATTTTGAAAGCTTAGTATCCTTAATGGAAAAAACTGATGAAATTTATACAAATAATTTAGCAATAAATGGAAAAAATATTGAGGAGTTACTTAGTTCAATAATGCTTACTTCTGAAATTGATGAGAAATATGAAGTCTCAGTTCAATCAGGTTATGCAATTAGATTTATGCTATTAGCAAGACTTTATACAATGAAGTTTTTAGATTCAAGTTCTAATGATGATGTAAAAGAGATAAATAAAGAGTTTGGATATCTTTTAGAGCAAGTATCTGACTTAGATGATTTAATAGAAAATGAAGTAAGAAAAGATAAATTAAATCAAGTTCGTAATTTAATCCCTATATATAAAAATGGAGTTGATGATATAGTAAAAAATATCAATGAACGGGATAAATTAATTTTACAAAACAATAGTTTAGAAAATGATATTGAAAAAGTAATTGATGATTCAAAAAAACAAAGTGAAAAAGCTCAGAATTTAATTGGTGAAGAGGTTAGTAGTTTAAATGAAGGGATAAAAACCAAAACAATTATTGTAGGATTAATTGTATTGATTTTAGTAGTCTCTTTTTCAATCACCATTGCAAAGGGTATTACAAATGGTTTAAATAGTTTAAATAATGGGATATTAAACCTACTAAATAGTAATGATACCTCTACACGGGTTGAAGTTAAAAATAAAGATGAAATTTCAAAAATTGCCCAAAATTTTAACAACTATCTAGAGTCAATAGACAAAGGTTTAAAAGATGATGCAAAAGTAATTGAAGATGTTAAAAGAGTAGTATCTTTAGTTAAAGATGGAAAAGTAAACCAAGAGGTAAAAGTAAAATCTAATAATAAAAACTTAAATGAACTTAGAGTTCTATTTAATGAGATGTTAGATGTTTTAAGTTCAAAAATCTCAGATGATATTAATAAGATAGAAAAAGCTTTAGAAACATATTCAAAACTTGATTTTAGACATAGAATTGATAATGCAAATGCTAAGGTTGAAGTTGGACTGAATCAATTGGCAAATATTATAAATGAGATGCTAGTTGAAAATAAAACAAATGGCTTAACCATAGAAGATAGTGCAAAAAAAGTTGTGGAAAATGTTAGAGTTGTTAGTACTGCTTCTACTGAAGCCGCATCTTCAATAGAGGAAACTGCAAGTGCTTTAGATGAAATTACAGCAACAATAACAAGTAATACTCAAAATATATTAAGAATGGCATCTTTTGCAAATGAGTTATCAACTTCAGCTAAAGAGGGTAAAGAATATGCAGGGAAAACAGCTTCTTCTATGGATGAGATTAATGATGAGGTAAATAGTATTAATGAAGCAATTAGTGTAATTGATCAAATTGCATTTCAAACTAATATTCTTTCACTAAATGCAGCAGTTGAAGCAGCAACAGCAGGAGAAGCAGGGAAAGGGTTTGCCGTTGTGGCACAAGAAGTTAGAAATCTTGCAAATAGGAGTGCTCAAGCTGCTAATCAAATAAAAAGATTAGTTGAATCTGCAACAAATAAAGCAAATATAGGTAAAGATGTATCAACACAAATGATTAGTGGATACGATATCTTAACTGATAATGTTTCAAAAACTTTAGAATTAATTTTAGAAGTTGAACGGGTATTTAAAGAACAAAAAGATGGAATAGAACAAATAAATTCTGCAATAAACAATCTTGATGTACAGATTCAAAAAAATGCATCAATTGCAACTCAAACAGAAGAAGTGGCAAGTGTTAGTGAGAAAATTGCTTCTATAATTTTAGAAAATGCAAATGCAAAAGAGTTTATTGGAAAAGAGAATTCAGAAAAAAGAAAAAATTTAATTGATACAAAATTTGATGGGCTTGAAAAAAGAGCTATGGAAAAAAGAATTAAAGAGCAAGATGATTGGGAGAGTTTTTAA
- a CDS encoding HAD family hydrolase, which translates to MKNIILFDLDGTLIDSTDAILSTFQHSFKEMNYDFKGSNEDIKSLIGYPLDVMYLKLGIKEKFVWDFVDTYKKRYKLISKQQTELLETAKESLQYASTFARLSVVTTKTGSYSKELLEHMEVMHYFEHLIGREDVQNPKPHPEPINKTLELMNVEKNSNIWMIGDTELDLIAANSAGIKSVGVLCGYGDISTLKKHTPYIVKNSLEAVKLIEENSRL; encoded by the coding sequence TTGAAGAATATTATATTATTTGATTTAGATGGTACCCTAATTGATTCAACGGATGCCATTTTATCAACTTTTCAACATTCATTTAAAGAAATGAATTACGATTTTAAAGGCTCAAATGAAGATATTAAATCTTTAATTGGTTATCCACTTGATGTTATGTATTTAAAACTTGGAATTAAAGAAAAATTTGTTTGGGATTTTGTTGATACTTATAAAAAAAGATATAAGTTAATTTCAAAACAACAAACTGAACTATTAGAAACGGCAAAAGAAAGTCTACAATATGCAAGTACCTTTGCTAGACTTTCAGTGGTTACTACAAAAACTGGCTCTTACTCAAAAGAACTCTTAGAACATATGGAAGTGATGCATTACTTTGAACATTTAATTGGTAGAGAAGATGTGCAAAATCCAAAACCTCATCCTGAACCAATTAATAAAACTTTGGAATTAATGAATGTTGAAAAAAATTCAAATATTTGGATGATAGGTGATACTGAACTTGATTTAATTGCTGCGAACTCTGCAGGAATAAAAAGTGTAGGGGTTTTATGTGGCTACGGCGATATATCAACTCTTAAGAAACACACTCCATATATAGTCAAAAACTCTCTTGAAGCAGTAAAGTTAATAGAAGAAAACTCTAGATTATAA
- the nifJ gene encoding pyruvate:ferredoxin (flavodoxin) oxidoreductase — translation MTKQFATMDGNEAAAYVSYAFTEVAGVYPITPSSQMGDNTEKWATQGKKNLFGSTVKVIEMQSEAGAAGTFHGSLQAGALTTTYTASQGLLLKIPNMYKVAGQLLPGVIHVSARALAAHALSIFGDHQDVMSARATGFAMLATGSVQEVMDIGGVAHLAAIKGRVPFLHFFDGFRTSHEINKVEVMDYAVFDKLIDYDAVQKFRDTSLNPESPVTRGTAQNDDIYFQGREACNKFYDAVPDIVNDYMQEISKVTGRNYAPFTYYGDSEATDIIIAMGSVTETIKETIDYLTKVEGRKVGLLTVHLYRPFSTKYFMDVLPDSVERICVIDRTKEPGSLGEPLYLDVKSVFYGTNKQPKIIGGRYGLSSKDVPPAQIIALYDNLASQTPKDRFTVGIIDDVTNTSIDVGENVSVVEDVNECLFYGLGADGTVGANKNSVKIIGDKTDLYAQAYFAYDSKKSGGYTRSHLRFSKNPIRSTYLVSNPGFVACSKEVYLEQYEVIDKLKDGGTFLLNSIYSVEEVQQRIPNRVKKILADKKINFYIINATKIARDIGLGTRTNTIMQAAFFKLADIIPYEEAKTYMKQYAEKAYGNKGEEIVKMNYLAIDSGEAGLEQVPVLEEWSNLDGGALVVNSAYKGTEYVENFAKVVNAAKGDEIPVSSIINMGMEGGTFENGSTKFEKRSIATMVPQWNEDTCIQCNQCAFECPHAVIRPFLLDEEEFEKAPEGVKTHSLDAKAKGTKDQGLKYKIQVSIMDCTGCNVCVDICPTNEKSLKMVPYEIEDGNNEQENADYLFNDVTYKDHLVKADTVQGSQFAQPLFEFHSACPGCGETPYITLATQLFGDRMMISNATGCTSIYSASAPSTPFTKNAKGEGPAWANSLFEDAAEFGYGMHAANETIRNRVGRIMEETMETASNPLKALYKEWLANRSNGKMTQEIRDKLVPQLEQNQDLPGVKDLLSLKKYIVRKSQWIIGGDGWAYDIGYGGVDHVLATGENVNMLVVDTEVYSNTGGQSSKSARTGSIADFTNDGKPNKKKDLGYISMTYGNIFVAQINSRASQKQAVQAMKEAEEYDGPSLIIAYSPCIAHGIQGGLMKSVDQGQMATDCGYWPIYTFDPRKIEEGKNPIKISGKKPNWDKYEEFLLRENRYRSLKKLNPEKADFLLEQNKKEAQYRYRQLTRMAAADYSDELEGQDA, via the coding sequence ATGACGAAACAATTTGCAACTATGGATGGAAATGAAGCGGCTGCATATGTATCATATGCATTCACAGAAGTAGCTGGGGTTTATCCTATTACTCCTTCTTCTCAGATGGGAGATAATACTGAAAAGTGGGCTACACAAGGAAAGAAAAACCTTTTTGGTTCGACGGTAAAAGTTATTGAAATGCAATCTGAAGCAGGTGCGGCAGGTACATTTCATGGTTCATTACAAGCAGGTGCATTGACTACTACTTATACAGCATCTCAAGGATTATTATTAAAAATACCAAATATGTATAAAGTGGCAGGTCAATTACTTCCTGGGGTTATTCATGTAAGTGCAAGAGCATTAGCGGCACATGCACTTTCAATTTTTGGAGATCACCAAGATGTAATGAGTGCAAGAGCAACTGGTTTTGCTATGCTTGCAACTGGTTCAGTTCAAGAAGTTATGGATATTGGTGGAGTTGCTCACCTTGCTGCTATAAAAGGTAGAGTGCCATTCTTACATTTCTTTGATGGGTTTAGAACTTCACATGAAATTAACAAAGTTGAAGTGATGGATTATGCTGTATTTGATAAACTAATTGATTATGATGCAGTTCAAAAATTTAGAGATACTTCTTTAAATCCAGAATCTCCAGTTACAAGAGGTACTGCACAAAACGATGATATCTATTTCCAAGGTAGAGAAGCATGTAATAAATTTTATGATGCTGTACCTGATATTGTAAATGATTATATGCAAGAGATATCAAAAGTAACTGGAAGAAATTATGCTCCATTTACTTATTATGGGGATAGTGAAGCAACTGATATTATTATAGCTATGGGTTCTGTTACAGAAACTATTAAAGAGACTATTGATTATTTAACAAAAGTTGAGGGAAGAAAAGTAGGACTTCTTACTGTTCATCTTTATAGACCATTCTCAACTAAATATTTTATGGATGTTCTTCCAGATTCTGTTGAAAGAATTTGTGTAATTGATAGAACAAAAGAACCTGGATCACTTGGTGAGCCATTATACCTAGATGTAAAATCAGTATTTTATGGAACAAATAAACAACCAAAAATTATTGGTGGTAGATATGGTTTATCTTCAAAAGATGTTCCACCTGCACAAATTATTGCTCTTTATGATAACTTAGCATCACAAACACCTAAAGATAGATTTACTGTTGGTATTATTGATGATGTAACAAATACATCAATTGATGTTGGTGAAAATGTATCAGTAGTTGAAGATGTAAATGAGTGTCTATTCTATGGTTTAGGTGCTGATGGTACAGTTGGGGCTAATAAAAACTCAGTAAAAATTATTGGGGATAAAACTGATTTATATGCACAAGCTTATTTTGCATATGATTCTAAAAAATCTGGTGGTTATACAAGATCACACCTAAGATTTAGTAAAAACCCTATTAGATCAACATATCTAGTATCAAACCCTGGATTTGTTGCATGTTCAAAAGAGGTTTACTTAGAACAATATGAAGTTATTGATAAATTAAAAGATGGTGGAACTTTCTTACTTAACTCAATTTATTCAGTTGAAGAGGTTCAACAAAGAATACCTAATAGAGTTAAGAAAATTTTAGCAGATAAAAAAATTAATTTTTATATCATCAATGCAACAAAAATTGCAAGAGATATTGGACTTGGGACTAGAACAAATACAATTATGCAAGCAGCATTCTTTAAACTTGCTGATATTATTCCTTATGAAGAAGCTAAAACATATATGAAACAATATGCAGAAAAAGCATACGGAAACAAAGGTGAAGAGATTGTTAAAATGAACTACTTAGCAATTGATTCTGGTGAAGCGGGATTAGAGCAAGTTCCAGTATTAGAAGAGTGGTCAAATCTTGATGGTGGTGCATTAGTTGTAAATTCAGCATATAAAGGAACAGAATATGTTGAAAACTTTGCAAAAGTTGTTAATGCAGCTAAAGGTGATGAGATTCCAGTTTCATCTATAATAAATATGGGAATGGAAGGTGGAACATTTGAAAATGGTTCTACTAAGTTTGAGAAAAGATCAATCGCAACTATGGTTCCACAATGGAATGAGGATACATGTATTCAATGTAACCAATGTGCATTTGAGTGTCCACATGCTGTAATTAGACCATTCTTACTTGATGAAGAAGAGTTTGAAAAAGCTCCTGAAGGTGTAAAAACTCACTCACTTGACGCAAAAGCTAAGGGAACTAAAGATCAAGGATTAAAATATAAAATCCAAGTTTCAATTATGGACTGTACAGGATGTAATGTTTGTGTTGATATTTGCCCAACAAATGAAAAATCTCTTAAAATGGTTCCTTATGAAATTGAAGATGGGAATAATGAACAAGAGAATGCTGATTACCTATTTAATGATGTAACATACAAAGACCACCTTGTAAAAGCAGACACTGTTCAAGGTTCACAATTTGCACAACCTTTATTTGAGTTCCACTCTGCATGTCCAGGTTGTGGTGAAACACCATATATTACATTAGCTACTCAATTATTTGGTGATAGAATGATGATTTCTAATGCTACAGGATGTACTTCAATTTACTCAGCATCAGCTCCATCAACACCATTTACTAAAAATGCAAAAGGTGAAGGTCCTGCATGGGCAAACTCATTATTTGAAGATGCAGCTGAGTTTGGTTATGGTATGCATGCAGCAAATGAAACTATCAGAAATAGAGTTGGTAGAATCATGGAAGAGACTATGGAAACTGCATCTAATCCACTTAAAGCATTATATAAAGAATGGTTAGCAAATAGATCAAATGGAAAAATGACTCAAGAGATTAGAGATAAACTAGTTCCACAATTAGAACAAAATCAAGATTTACCAGGTGTTAAAGATTTATTATCTCTTAAAAAATACATAGTGAGAAAATCACAATGGATCATCGGTGGAGATGGTTGGGCATATGACATCGGTTATGGTGGTGTTGACCATGTATTAGCAACTGGTGAAAATGTTAATATGCTTGTAGTTGATACAGAGGTTTACTCAAATACTGGTGGACAATCTTCTAAATCAGCTAGAACTGGTTCAATTGCAGACTTTACTAATGATGGTAAACCAAACAAGAAAAAAGACTTAGGTTATATCTCTATGACTTATGGAAATATTTTTGTTGCACAAATCAACTCAAGAGCTTCTCAAAAACAAGCTGTACAAGCTATGAAAGAAGCAGAAGAGTATGATGGACCATCATTAATTATTGCTTACTCTCCTTGTATTGCTCACGGTATTCAAGGTGGATTGATGAAATCAGTTGACCAAGGGCAAATGGCTACAGATTGTGGATATTGGCCAATTTATACCTTTGACCCAAGAAAAATTGAAGAGGGTAAAAACCCAATCAAAATTTCTGGTAAAAAACCAAATTGGGACAAATATGAAGAGTTCCTATTAAGAGAAAATAGATATAGATCTCTTAAAAAACTTAATCCTGAAAAAGCTGATTTCTTATTAGAGCAAAATAAAAAAGAAGCGCAATACAGATATAGACAATTAACTAGAATGGCGGCAGCTGATTATTCTGACGAATTAGAAGGTCAAGACGCTTAA